The segment CTCCGACGCTAAAGAAGCAGTCGCCATGACGGTTTTAGCACAACATACGTTGGCAAAAATGCCTTCTAATGTACCCAGTGCGACAGGCGCGGATAGAGCTGTCATTTTGGGTAGGATCACACCTTATCAATAATAGAAACAAATTAGAAAGCTTGCCGAAATTTGGGCAAGCTTTTTTTATATCTACTACGCAAAAGAATCAAAATTTTTTCTAATCTTTTGGTGAAAATTTCCAAAAAGTATAAATCTAAATCCTGTTTTTTGGAAAAAACGACAAACGTTATTGTGGTAATTTTTCTATGAGGTGAAATGAATGTACGAATGTTTGTTAGAAAAAGAAGACAAAATTTTATTCAATATCTATCAGATATTAGCTGTTTCAAAACAATGCACATTAGATGATTTAGCTGCAGCATGCGAGCGGCCAGTTCGCTATATCAGAGATACGATCAATGAATGGGGCTTTGAAGGGTATCATTTGTCCTTGGGGATTGATTTTGTTTTACGAAAAAATCAAGTGAGTTTGCTAACAACAGAGCATTTTGATTCCCGCTATTTGTTCGCGTTTCTCCTTGAGCGAAGCAGTAAAATGACTATGTTGAGCAAGCTTTTGGAAAATCCGTCATGGGGATTGAAAGAAATCGAAAAGACGATATACAGCAGTCCTCAAACGATTCGCCGAAAATTTAGAGAGCTTTCTGTTCTTCTTGAATCTTACGAGCTTTCAGGAAGTTTTAACAAGGTTCCCGTGATTTGCGGAAAAGAAGCTCAACAGCGTTTTTTTCGATTTCATATCCGCCTGCTGCAGGAACCGCCCAAAGCACCAGTCGCACCGGAAACGTATTTTCAAATTTTAGAAATCATCAACTGCCAAAGACGGAGCCAAGGCTATTTTATTGATTCTGATTGGTTTGATCGAGCCTTTGTGGAACGATTCAACGGCCTGCCGGAATTTCGGGTGGATGATCGGGGCTTTTCTTTCTTGTGGCGGCAAATATTAGGACTGGAAGAGCTGTGGCCGGTAGGGATCAGTAAAGCCCTTCTAGTCGATCAGAGGATCTATCCTCTTGATCGTCGCTATACTTCCAGAATCGTGCGACAAAATATCATTCATGATATCAACCGACTGCATTTGGTGTGCTACTTATTTCAAGGTCCTTGCGCAGATCGCGTATTTGCTGATGAGGAGCTTTCAGGAGAGTGTCGGCAACTGGTCGCCTTTTTTGAAAAGAACCTGCCGCAATACCAGAAGATATTGGAGAAACATCCTGAGATTCCTTCCGCCTATGAAAAAATCTTGCGATATAGATATGGGAATCAAAAAAACGCGGCTGTTGCTGAAACAGCCAATAGTTACCAATAAAAAAAGGGATGATGACATGCGTCTATCAACCGTATCTGAACGCTATACATTTTGCGCTGTTACGCAGCGGCTAACCTAAAAGCTGGTGCTTTGCGGTAGCTGATGTATAGAGTATAGATACATCGAATAGATTGACGTTTGTCATATCCCGTTTTTTTATTTTTATTAGTTACTAGTTATTAGCGATTGTTTATTTTGTTTCACTTGGCAAAAGAATGGTTTGTCTTGCACCATCATCGTATGCGAAGATCTCTTTTGGCAGGTCAGACGAATAAGGAAACGGCAGATCGATATCCATTTCTACATCGCTGTCCTCTTGAGAAAAATGCATCGTAACTGTTCCGTTTTTATTGATCAAGTCAAACGCAATCAAATTATTCAAAGGAATGACTCCTTTTAAATCCAAATCAATAATGAACCAAATGCTATCGATCAATTCTCCGGGCATACTTGAAACGACGCCGACAGAAGCGTATCTACTGCGATTGCTATCAAAGACTTCAAACATAATCCTGACCTCCTTGTATCGTTATCATACTTCTATTATAGAAGAAATGAAAAAATGTTGCTCATATGAACACTTATTTTACGAAAGTGAACGTGAAAATGCAACAAGTCGGATAAAGAAAACGAGACGTTAATTAAAAATTAATCAACGTCCCGTACTGCTGGAAATTTTGTTTAGCGAGATCGATTTGCTTACTCTTCGCTAGCTGTATCGCCGATCACTTCAGGTTCCCCTGCTTCAGTCGTAAGGTCTTCTTCCACTTCTTGTGCTTCAGTCAATGAAACGACTTGTTCTTCAGGATCGGTCACGATAGTATAGTCTTCTGCACTTGGCAGATCAGAAACAGTCAGTGAATCACCGATTTCAAGATTTGTAACATCTACTTCGATACGTTCAGGCAATTTGTCAGGTGTTGCGGAAACAACAACGGTATAAAGTGTTTGGTTCAAGACACCGCCGGCTTTGACACCTGCTGCTTCGCCGACAAGTGTTACTTCGGCTTCTACTTCAGTTTCTTCAGACATATTTACTGATAAGAATTCAACGTGAGTCAAATGTTTGGTAAATGTATCAGATTGTGTTTGTTTTACCAAAGTATTGACTGTCTTGCCATCTAAGTTCATTTTGATTACTGCGTTTGCTCCATGTTCCCGCAGGATTTTGTCTAACTCCCGTGCGTTCACAGAAATCGGCGTACTTT is part of the Enterococcus mediterraneensis genome and harbors:
- a CDS encoding helix-turn-helix domain-containing protein; amino-acid sequence: MYECLLEKEDKILFNIYQILAVSKQCTLDDLAAACERPVRYIRDTINEWGFEGYHLSLGIDFVLRKNQVSLLTTEHFDSRYLFAFLLERSSKMTMLSKLLENPSWGLKEIEKTIYSSPQTIRRKFRELSVLLESYELSGSFNKVPVICGKEAQQRFFRFHIRLLQEPPKAPVAPETYFQILEIINCQRRSQGYFIDSDWFDRAFVERFNGLPEFRVDDRGFSFLWRQILGLEELWPVGISKALLVDQRIYPLDRRYTSRIVRQNIIHDINRLHLVCYLFQGPCADRVFADEELSGECRQLVAFFEKNLPQYQKILEKHPEIPSAYEKILRYRYGNQKNAAVAETANSYQ
- a CDS encoding DUF960 domain-containing protein; translation: MFEVFDSNRSRYASVGVVSSMPGELIDSIWFIIDLDLKGVIPLNNLIAFDLINKNGTVTMHFSQEDSDVEMDIDLPFPYSSDLPKEIFAYDDGARQTILLPSETK
- a CDS encoding 50S ribosomal protein L25/general stress protein Ctc; the encoded protein is MAVSLEVSKRETRPRSLRNQLRHEGKIPAIVNGYQVESTPISVNARELDKILREHGANAVIKMNLDGKTVNTLVKQTQSDTFTKHLTHVEFLSVNMSEETEVEAEVTLVGEAAGVKAGGVLNQTLYTVVVSATPDKLPERIEVDVTNLEIGDSLTVSDLPSAEDYTIVTDPEEQVVSLTEAQEVEEDLTTEAGEPEVIGDTASEE